The DNA segment CTTGCTTAGCACATTCATCTGCTCTGTTCTTCTTCGCTGATTCCCTTTGTCTTGAGGACATTCACTCAGTAAACAGCAAAGAAATCCGCATTCAGTCTCTTCTCCCCAACCTGGCCAAACCCTGTCCATACTGATTAGAAGTCTTATTTCTGAGATTGTGATTGATCCATTTCTTCCTCATTTATATGTTCTTCATTGCCATTCAAATGAATTGTTGATAGTGAATAATCCTGTCTCCTATAGGAATTCCAGGCATTTTAGTTGTTggtaatatatgaaaatgaaatcaacagaaagaaaatgtaagtgCAGGTCACTGGATTTTGAATTTCTACTGTGAACTGACTActtctgttgtttagttgttaagtcatgtccaactgtttgtgaccccatggactctatcctACTAGGATTTTCtgcactgaagtggattgccattttcttcttcaaggtatcatcctgatccagggactggatccatgtttcctgtgtctcttgcattggcaggtggttctttaccactgagccaagagGAAAGCCCATGAACTGACTATGCACAGTGAATACATTTTTGGAGTTCTTGTTAAATAGGTTTAGTAATTTTAGGTATCTTAAGGGCAAAAGTTAAACAGTATAATTGAAGGTGCTTTTTCAGGCTCTGAGCAATTTACTTTTTAGTACTATACAAAAAGACCAGGATATAGCATTCACTAATATCATGTATTAGGAGTAGAGTAACTATTCTGCCAAAATGTTTACATGAGGCAGTATCATAGTGATACTTTGAATGTAATATAATCCTTTGTACAAGTACATTCTAGCTCATAAATTTCTATATCTGAATGCATTTCagagattattttctattattctattgcatgtgaagtgaaagtcgttcagtcctgtctgactctttgtgaccccatagactatatattccatggaattgtccaggccagaatagtggattgggtagcctttccattctcctggGGATCTGCCtaggccagggatagaacccaggtctcctgcactgcaggtggattctttaccagctgagccacaagggaagcccctattacaTGTGATGTATGTGCATATCCAGTTATATAGAATTAtgcaatacatatttaaaataaactttctccCTTTGTTTACATCTTTCTTACTCTTTCTGATCACTCTCCTTTGATTTCCCTCATTCCCACTTTCTCTAAAGTGTACATATATATTGATCATACTATAATCCTATTAAACTCAATCTGAAAAAGGCACTTTATATGTATGATTGATGCAAACCAAGGTccattatttgattttattattattatttattattttcttatattaattATCAATATATAACTCTCTATATAACTTCTTGTGATAGTATAGAGCTCAATTTCAATAGGTACATCATTTATTCAAATAGCTGCATATAAATCATGTGACCATGTCTTTGAACATGACAAATTTTCCTCTTTATCCCTGCACTTTTTTGGAAGATACCTTTAATAAATTGCTAAACGCTTGATTTGACAGGAGCCATGTGCTAGCAAAAGatggaacagaaaaatgaaagttctTTCGCTGGATTTATCTTACTAGGTTTCTCTGACAGGCCTCAACTTGAGCTCGTCCTCTTTGTGGTCCTTTTGATCTTCTACATCTTCACTTTGCTGGGAAACACAACCATCATTGCGTTGTCCTACTCGGACCCACGTCTTCACACCCCAATGTACTTTTTCCTCTCTAACTTGAGCTTTCTGGACATGTGCTACACAACTAGCATTGTTCCACAGCTCCTAGTTAATCTCAGCAGAGCAGACAAATCCATCTCCTTTGGTGGCTGTGTAGTTCAAATGTATATCTCTCTGGCATTGGGATGTACAGAATGTATTCTCCTAGGAGTTATGGCATTGGACCGCTATGCAGCTGTTTGCAGGCCCCTTCACTACACAGTAATCATGCATCCTCGTCTGTGTGCCCTGATGGCTTCTGCTTCATGGATGACTGGTTTTGCCAACTCCTTATTGCAGACAGCGCTTGTCTTCCTTTTACCTCGTTGTGGGAGAAATAAATTAGCCCACTTCTTTTGTGAGATCCCTCCATTTCTCAAACTTGCTTGTGTGGACACCACTATGAATGTGTATGCAATCTTCTTTGCCAGTGTTATCATTCTTCTCACACCTGTTGCGTTGATTGTGTTCTCCTATGGTCAGATTGTCAGGGCAGTTTTAAGAATAAAGTCCACTGCAGGGCAGAGAAAAGCATTTGGCACGTGTGGATCGCACCTCACGGTGGTCTCCCTGTTCTTTGGCACAGCCTTCTACGTATATTATCAGCCCAGCAGCAACAACTCCCAGGATCAGGACAAGTTCATGTCTCTCTTCTACACTGTCATTATCCCCATGACCAACCCCCTCATATATACGCTGAGGAACAGGGATGTGAAGGGAGCGATGAAGAAGGTGCTTTGGAAGGCCTCTGACTCCAGATGATGGCTGAGGAGGACAGTTTAATGGAAGGACCTTGAACGCCAGTGCTCTTTAGATGTATCTGTGTGCCCTGCACAAGTCATCTAAAATTCCCTCTGACATTTCTGAAGGGAATTTGTTTACTTCATTCCCTTTGAAAAGTGAGTGTTCAGATTCTAAGTTCATGTATTCATTTCAACTTCCAGAGATGCTGATTCAGTGTTCTGACAGCATCTGTTTTGTAGTTACTGTTTTAACAGCTCCaaggatttttatttgcattctcTTTTGGGTACATTGTTCACATCTATTTGCAAAAAACCATGTGTCTATATTACATGAAGCCCAAATAAGAACATAAAACCACTGAAACACTTTAaggaatattattaataatattttctagGAGTTACTAGAAGATACCATTCATTCTCTTATTTTGATCATGTCTCTACTAATATTTCATAGTCTGATGGTTTGATCAGATGTTTTTCACTGATGTACGTGGAGCACTTGTGGGGAAAATAAAGTTGGATCTCAAAGAAAATCTTACTGCATTAATCCCGGTAAAGCCATTCAGACATGAGGTGCAACTGTAACCTCAGCAGTGCAGCAGCCATGTTGTGTAGGATCATTTCAGAGAAGGCCGCCCTAGGACTCACTGAGCGAAGGGTATGGTGCACTGCTGGCAGTGACACTGGTAGCCCTTCGTTGGTAAGAACACCAGGTAGTTCCTACATGCATTTTTGTTCACAGCAGGAGAAAAACACCGATGTGAAGTATAAAGttggttattttaattttgtgaacCACTTAGTTCCTCTCcgaaatgagatttttaaatgagGAATTTTCAAGGGCATTATATCTGAGCAGCATATGACCCAGGTTCTACTGTGTATCCTACATGTTTTACCTCCTGTGACACAGCATAAGTTTCAAAGGGTAAAATATGTTTAGATTATTCTTGTCGTGCCATTTTATAAACTCTTTGATTTAGGCATCAATTGGTTTAGACCTTAGAATCTCTCCTCTACCAAGCTTCCTGTGAAATTTGGATTTAGTGAAGTATAAAAATATTGGAAATGGCCCCTGATTCCCAGGAAATCCCATGTTTTGTGGAGCTGTCCTCAGACTcatcagaaggaaaatgaaaaaataaatattgtgtctattaatttaaaaatacatgcctAAGCTTTAGTAATAGCTGTGTAATTATGAAATAACTGTCACAGAGTTCTGAATTTTGAGTAACAAAATAAGCATTGCAGAAAAAATTAATCTGCCATTCTAGGTCTTAGATCCCCACTCAAGATCAGTTTAcagcataaatttattttcaggtatagattctggtttttttttctgtgttgtaAGTTAAGCGTCATAAACAGTGTATTTTCTCTCTGGAGgctatagctttgactgtgccatcatcacagaaatatttatgatttttggTAGATTTCCCCAGCATGCACCACAGGGCAAGTAAGTGCATTTGTGTCTCTTAGTGGAGACAAAAGCATGTGACACTATCACACAGTTCCCTATCCTAGCAACTAATCATCTTCCTGGGTCTTGAACCCTCTCGGCCAATTTGCCTGACAAGTGGTCTTGCAAGCTGGACATGGCAGTGTGGGTAAATTATATACAGGGTCAACATTTTATCTATATTCCTAACAGCACTACACTCTTCACCCTTGAGTTAAATACTTGTGAAACCAAGTATTTTGACCCCACAGTAATGCTGAACATATACCTGATTAAAAGCAGTTTGGAGTGTTCTCTACTCTGAATGGTGAGAAATTTCTCCCTCTCCTTATTACTGAATCAGGTCTTGATAGTTATGCCCAAAGAGTCACTTACAAATCCCTCAATGATACTTTCTTTGGTGCAGAAACCCTCAGGGTCACATGACGTCACAAAGTTCATTTTCCTGAGTGAGCAGCTACTTGTCTGGTCCTAAGGACTGCCACAAAacagatttatttgttttaagcAAATGCCTGAGTGTCATTTGGATGTGTATATTACTTCAGAATAAATTACAGATAATAGGGGTATCCCAGGCtacactaataaaaaaaaaaaaagatcacttaAAATATACCATGTACCCAAAGTTCAgttctgttttgtaattttttcaaATGATATCTGCCTTTTCAAGCTGTCCCTCTTtagttcccagaacagggattgaacccatggcccctgcagtagAGGCATGGAGCCTATACCCTGGAACGCTAGGGAATTCCCTCCTTTTGAATTCTTAATATCTGTGAAATGGCTGCAGTGGGTGTATCCAGGCCTTGGCTAAATTATTTGATGCCATCTGGAGTTCAGAACTGTCAATACACCCAAGAGCAAGTCATAATCTTTCATCATTTTTGCCTTCTGAGGATCACAAGGTGAACACAGTGTGCTCAGGCAATGTGTCACCTTGGAAGCCTGAAGTGTCAGTCAGACTCCTCTGAAACACAGTTCTTAACCAGCACCAGACTGacaattagaaaataatacaaaacaagAGCAACAACATGTGCAATGTCTGCGAGGCCCCAAACCAGCCAGACACTGCTTCCTGAACTTAGGGTTTTAACATGGAATATATAAGATAAGTGAGGGACTCTCACTTGTTTAACTTGTATCGTACAAGTCAGCAAGGAAGGCTTGAGAGTTTCTCACTTGACATGTGTCCTCATCAGAACCAGTCATGTTCTGGCTTTAAGACTTTTACTCATTAGAACAACCGTAGTCTGTATACTGTAGGTTTATAGCACTCTAAACAGACCCTATCCACCCTACTAAAAACATTAGTAGGATGGTAatctgcagagcacatcatgagaaatgctgggctggaagaagcacaagctgtaatcaagattgccaggagaaatatcaataacctcagatatgcagatgacaccacctttatgacacaaagtgaagaggaactaaaaagcctcttgatgaaagtgaaagaggagagtgaaaaagttggcttaaaactcaacattcagaaaatgaagatcatggcatctggtcccatcacttcatggcaaatagatggggaaacagtggaaacagtgtcagactttatttttttgggctccaaaatcacggcagatggtgactgcagccatgaaattaaaagatgcttactccttggaagaaaagttatgaccaacctagaaagcatattcaaaagcagagacattactttgccaacaaaagtccgtctagtcaaggctatggtttttccagtagtcatgtatgaatgtgagagttggactgtgaagaaagctgagaactgaagatttgatgcttttgaactgtagtgttggagaagactgttgagagtcccttggactgcaaggagatccaaccagtccattctgaaggagatcagccctgggatttctttggagggaatgatgctgaagctgaaactccagtactttggccacatcatgcgaagagttgactcattggaaaagactctgctgctgggagggattgagggcaggaggagaaggggacgacagaggatgagatggttggatggcatcactcactcgatggacgtgagtctgagtgaacttcaggtgttggtgatggacagggaggcctggcatgctgcgattgatggggttgcaaagagtcggacacgactgagcgactgaactgaactgaactgaactgaactgaatcagcatATAGTGACCCCTGTAATATCCTCTTTTATCTTCTAGTCAGTAGACTTTAGTGTTAACTCTTTGCCCAGGGATCTGCTCTAACCAGGGTCACTGAGGACGGAAGAACAGATTATAGTTCTCTGTCACCTCTTTCCTCTGTAGGTGTGGTCTTTTCTGATGCCTGATTATATTATGATTGAGAGCTTCTTTCATCTTTCAGTACTGTAGCCTAATTCAACTTGATATGGCAGACTCAGAACCACAGTGCGTGGAAATGTCTTGTGGACGTGGTTTCCTGCGAAGGGGTGCTCTGTGTAAATGCAGAAATGAGAAGTTGGGTGCCTCCTGAATCAGAGGGTTCAGGGAAAGGTGTCCTTGAGGAGGCTGTAGGGATTGGGTATTCATGCTCCTTTTAAACAATCTATTCTTCTGATTTATATTGTTTGGTGGATTCTTTTAACCATTTTGTAGTGAATTAAATCCACAATGTCTTTAGAAGCTGCAAGTTCTTCTAATTAGGTGACCATTTCTGAGGATAATTTTAACCTCTTTTGAGAGCAAAACTCTTCagttgtgaaaagtgaaagttgctccaccgtgtccaactcttttgacctGATGGActcccatgaggctcctctgtccatggcattcctcaggcaagaatactggagtgggttgccatttctccaggggatctttctgacccagggatcttccttgggggttgaacctgggtatcttgcattgcaagcagatattttaccctctgagccaccagggaagctgttgcTGTACCTGTAGCTTTAGTCTCATTGAAGCAAACTAGGCATTTCCAGTGATTAGGTTATTGGGGATATTCAGGATCAATGGAATGTCACTGTTAGTTGTCAAAATCTTTCTCAGGAGCCCAGTCCTGATTTTGTATTAGCTGGTCACAAGTAGtgcttactaaatattttaaagtccttatttcatgcatttgagaattGTTAAATAGTCTCCAAGATTCTCTTTGGAAAGTTTCTTAATGATGCATCCACTCAATGAAAATTCTGTTTGgtttaatataaataaagtgAGCACCATAGCCATCAATGTGTCATTTTTATTCTGAGATCAACCTCTCTCTGAGTTTACTCCCCATCTTGGAAAAAGCCTCCAGTACTTCCCAAAGAATATTTCTCCTCATATTCCTCCCCAGCATGTTCTGTTTTGGTTTCTATTTGGCTTTAATAACACATGTTACTATGTTATTACACACAGCCGGATGTACATATCCACTAACACACACTTTGTATGCAACCACTTTTAGATAGATCTCTTAATTCTTACCTGAGGATGAACAGTAGaaggaaatgttttctttagcTTATATCACTTAGAAGATACAGGTTTATATATGGTGTAATTTCAATGTTTTCTGAAATAAGGACAAATACACACAAGTCAATGTGGTAATTTTTTATTCCTGCAagtcatattaaaaagaaaactgatagaATTTGCTGCACTAAGGAGCTTCATGGAAGAGAGCATGCTCCTTTTGCTGTTATGCTGGATACACAAAATGTTAAACTTTTAGAAGTGCCATTCTTTCAGGCTCTGGATTGAaattgggatcacaaagagaatGCAGTCTTTGTACATAGGCTAgagtattttcctttattaactATGTAGAAATTTTTGTCTTAAACAATAGTGAACATCTGACCTAGGAGAGAAAAAATAAGTAggatgaaagaaatgaataataactcttattttcatttattttcctctatATCTAATGAGATATAAATTGAGCTAGTGTAAAGAATACAAAGTATGATTTGATAAACCTGTATATGGTAAAGTGATATCTATGTAGTGTTAGCTAAGATCTTTATCTTGTCAATATTTATTccccttaaaaaattttaaaaagttcatttttttgactcctcagaaattattaatttttagctggaagtttgtacctttttgcCAATATCTCCCCATTCTTCTACCTCTCTagccctggtaaccaccattcttcCCTCTGTTTGTAACAAGTTCAGTTTTTCTGATGCCACATGTATGTGAGGTCAtaaagcatttgtctttctcttctgacttatttcactgagcataatgctgtcaaggtccatccatgttattgcaaagggcagtatttcattctttctcattaATGATAATATTCCTTTGGATATGCATAGAACTTTTTCTTTAGCCATTCACCTCTTTGGTCACATATGTTTTTTCTGTATCTTGTCTATTGTGAAAAACGGGAGTgcagatagtgatttcattttatttggtgTTCCTAGAATTtggattgctggataatatggaAGTTCcatctttagtttttttcttatatcttcatattatttttcatagtggCTTACCAACTTACTTCCCTATCAACAGTACATAAGTGTTCCTTTTCCAACTTCACCAACTATTGTTATcctttatgtttttaataatagctattcttttattttcttccagcttCGTTGAGgaataatattttcttctaaaagttttattacTTCATATCTTATATACAGTATTGCATAAGTTTGTtttgccatcaaaccatctcatcctttgttgtccccttctcctcctgccctcagtctttcccagcatcagggtcttttcaaatgagtcagctctgcgcatcaggtggccaaagtattggagcttcagcttcaacatcagtccttccaatgaacacccaggactgatctcctttaggatggactggttggatcctcctgcagtccaagggactctcaagaatcttctccaacaccacagttcaaaagcatcaattctctgctcagctgtctttatagtccaactctcacatccatacctgactactggaaaaaagatagctttgaatagatggacctttgttgacaaagtaatgtctctgctttttaatatgctttccaggttggtcataacttcccttccaaagattgagggcaagaggaggcttggacgacagaggatgagatggttggatggcatcacagactaaatggacatgggtttgagtggactccgggagttggtgatggacagggagaccttgtgtgctgcagttcatggggtgtcaaagagtcagacacgacttagcgacttaactgaactgaattgaactgaagatgtATAGAATAGTGATTTGagttacatacatcatgaaatgatgatcacaatatgtgtgtgtgtatatatcttttttcagattcttaacCTTTATTGGGTACAAAAAtagttacaaaatattgactatagtttcctCTGCTGTACACTTGGTCCTTGTTCTATTCAGCTTCTATCTTGTTGTCTTCTAGAGATACAAGAGATACAATCTTCTCCTGGATTTTGACAGAAAGTCTCAGAAGTTGTTTGTTTTCAGCCCTGAAAGACTCGTGGAGCTTAAGTTCTGCCCCTCAAAGACATCTAGCTTAGCTATTTAGCCaaagagcaacccactctagtattctggtctggaaaatcccatgcatgtaggagcctggtaggctatagtccatgggatcgcaaagagtggacacgactgagcaccttcacaGTCATGAAGCTTCAAAATTTGGCAACTGCCTTACCGAAGAGAATTATGTGTTAGAGAAAGGACCCCTTACCCTAGTGAGTTTTTGTTTCCTAAGCACAATGGAGTAGCAGGATAGATTATTCcatatttttgaaacttttgtCTGCCTTTCTGGCTTCCTGGGGAATCCACTGGAAATAGAAATGTCTGCTAGAAACATCTGGCCACATAGTTAAGTCTCTTTAAGTTTTCAGCTTGTCATGCTAGCCTTATATGATTGTTTGGCTTTTCATGTTTTCGTGCCAAAGTCCCTCCCTATGGGCCATGCTCAATCCTCATCTCACACTCACACTCTTCAAATgttctatgagaaaaaaaaaggcatttgccCTTCAGCTCACCTCAGAAGTGTTCAGTGCTTTCTGCTACTCATGTCCATATCACCCTCATCACTTTCACAGCTTTCTAAAGGCTTCAAAAATATGGTTGCTAAAGTTAATTTGACCATTCCAAGTACAATTGTTTCTCAGTATTGGCCAGGGGTTGTTTCAGGCACTTCCTCCCACTCACTCCTATACCAGAAAAGTTGGATGCTCAAATACTTTATGGAGAATGACAGATCATATGGATCCATGTTTGGTTGAGTCTGTGGCTAAGGAGGAGTGACTGTACTTGCAGTAGGAACTGTGTTCAGCTGTATCCTAATGCATCTTATTGGGAAATGCAGTTCACAAAAGGTTACCTTGAATGAAATCATAAATTTTCAGCATTTGTttgctgaaaaggaaaaatgtaagcaTCTAGATGACTATAGAGTATGGAACTTTTGTGCCAAAAGATGATATGGTTATCAGTGAAGCTAGCTGTCATGGTTTAAAAGAGAACCCCAAGGGGTTGATACAAAAAAATTATACCTTCTCTATTACAAAAATTATAATCAGAAAACATGCATATTCAGTACAAGCAGAGGTAAGAATAGTACAGAACTCAACAATTCAGTGATCTATTTTcacttaaataaagaaaaatctttgttGTATTATTTCATAGCAGAATAATGCATGAAAAACCATCCAACTTACaattattaaataagaaatatttaaaaagaaaatatttgcacaaaGGCACATTAAGCTTACCAGacaattatttctgtttttgcattGTTTTATAGATTCCCTTTAGTATCTGCCCTTTTATCATATGCTATTAAatgctgaaaaatattaaaatctctaGTAAGTGAAAATATCTTTGGCTACTAGTAAATTATGCATTTTTGTATGCTACATTATAAAAATAGAGACATACAAACAAATATTCACAATAAATGTCTTTAAAGTCTAGATTAACTTAATTCAAAGCAATATAATACCCAGTAGCAGAATTTTCATCTGAAAATTATCACTATGATTTTTGTCTCAAGACCTGGTCACTAAGTATCTACATGGAATGAAGAGACCAGAGAGACTCACAGGACACATGATCTTGAATTGAGATCTTCATTAAATTGAGATCTTCAAGACAAGGTTCATCTGAATTGGCCCCCAATCGCTAATATCTAAAGTCTTTAAACCTATTAAAGATGGTCAATGGATAGAAGAAACTTAGATCACTTAGAAGATAAGCCCAAATTTTATGTGAAAGTAACAAAAATACTTAGTGTGATCATTTAGAATCAAAGTATTCTGCTAATATCTGGtttatttaatacttttaataAGTAAATGATTTGAAGTCCAGCATCTGTACAGAAAGTGCAAGTATTTGAAGTTTCAGGTTTGATGAATTTTCAGATTGAATACTTTATATCACCAACATCCAGATGAAGAATCACAACCTGACCAGAACTCCAGAATGCCCCTCCCTCACATATCTTCCAAGAGAGAACTCGCAGTCCCCAGCGGAACCACTGTTCTGACTTTCAATACCAGAGATTTGTTGTGCCTGGGatgaattttatgtaaatggcATTATACAATAGGAATTATTTTGTATCTAGTTTGCTCACTGTAAGTCATGTTTGTAAGAATCATTCATGTTTTTGTATGTGTAATTATTGTTCATTCCATTAATGTGTAGTATATGATATACCATAGTTTATTTTTAGAAtatcttatttaacatatattctcCCTAGCAAAAGGTTTAGCTCAATGGCTTAGCCTCTGTCTCACTGATATGTCTCAATTATGTAAAACACTGTCTCGCACAGGGTTGGTGCTTTATAAGGATGTGTTGGTTTACATTAActagtgtttagtcactcagaaGTGTTCCTATGCAGAACTTCCTGGGCCTGCAAGTGCTGCGTTAACTCTGTCTCAAGTCTAGGATTCTCCTCATTTGTCTCCTTAGTGCCCCTTTGACTTCCTTGTTTCTCAAAGTGTAAATCAGGGGATTAAGCAGGGGAGTCACCAGAGTATAGAAGAGTGCAATGCTTTTGTTCACATCCTGTGAATAGCTGGAAGGAGGCTGAAGGTACATGGAGATGAGCGtcccaaagaaaataatcactaCCATTAGGTGAGAACCACAGGTTCCAAAAGCCTTCTGTCTCCCTTGGGCCGACTTTATCTTCAGGACTGCATGGGTAATGTGACCGTAGGATACTAAGATGAGTGACAGGGGCACCACCAAGAAGAAGGTACTGACAGTGAAGACTTCAGTCTCATTGACAGAGGTGTTGGTGCAGGCCAGTTTCAGCATCACTGGAACTTCACAGAAGAAATGGTCCACTTGGTTTTTACCACAGAGGGGAAGAGTCATGGTCAGTGCTGTCTGGACTACAGAATTGCCAAAGCCTGTAAGCCAAGCAGTTACAACCAGCTGCAAGCAAAGCTGGGGATGCACGATCACCATGTAGTGGAGGGGACGGCACACAGCTACATACCGGTCATAGGCCATGACAGACAGGAGGACACACTCTACTCCCCCAAGTCCCAAGGCAATGAAGAGCTGGGTCACACAGCCGCCATAGGTGATGGTCTTGTCCTTCCCCTTAAAGTTGGCCAGGGTCTGAGGGACAGTGCAAGTAGtcaaacaaaggtccataaaagagaggttggagaggaagaagtacatagGGGTGTGGAGGTGAGGATCCATCGTTGACAAAAGTATAATGGCGCCATTGCCTAAGCAGCTCAAGAAGTAGATGATCAGGATGACCACAAAGAGAGCCGTTTCCAGCTGGGGCTGGTTGGAGAAGCCCAGGAGAATGAACCCATGGAAGGCGCTGTCATTAGCTCTTTCCATTGTACTCTGCTTGTTGGAGTTAAGAGAACTCCATACTGTTAAGCTGTTTGTTTAATCCAAGTCTTTCCCCCTGAGGAAGTAGAATTTGTGAGGAAGCTTGAGGCATTTTCACAgttactcttttgttgacaaacAAGGGGGTGCTAGAGAGTTACTAGGTAAGAGTATCTTCCGTGTT comes from the Capricornis sumatraensis isolate serow.1 chromosome 22, serow.2, whole genome shotgun sequence genome and includes:
- the LOC138069292 gene encoding olfactory receptor 2G6-like translates to MERANDSAFHGFILLGFSNQPQLETALFVVILIIYFLSCLGNGAIILLSTMDPHLHTPMYFFLSNLSFMDLCLTTCTVPQTLANFKGKDKTITYGGCVTQLFIALGLGGVECVLLSVMAYDRYVAVCRPLHYMVIVHPQLCLQLVVTAWLTGFGNSVVQTALTMTLPLCGKNQVDHFFCEVPVMLKLACTNTSVNETEVFTVSTFFLVVPLSLILVSYGHITHAVLKIKSAQGRQKAFGTCGSHLMVVIIFFGTLISMYLQPPSSYSQDVNKSIALFYTLVTPLLNPLIYTLRNKEVKGALRSLITGNA